The nucleotide sequence CCTTCCGACGGCCTCACCCCGTAGAAGTTCCGCTCCCGCACCAGTTCCGGCGGCAGCCCCAGGCTGCGGGCCACCCGGTCCATGACCTCCTCGATGAAGACCATGCCCTGCGGCCCCCCAAAGCCCCGGAAGGCGGTCTGGGAGGTCTTGTGGGTCTTGCAAACCCGGCCTATGGCCTCCAGGTGCGGGATGTAGTAGGCGTTGTCCAGGTGGCACAGGGCTCGAGCCAGCACCGCCTCCGAAAGGTCGAGCGACCAGCCGCCATCGGAGTAAAGCTCCATGTAGAGCGCCTGGATCAGCCCCTCCTCGCTGAAGCCCACCCTGAAGCGGGCGTAGAAGGGGTGGCGCTTGCCGGTGAGGGTGAAGTCCTGCAGCCGGTTCAGGCGCACGCGCACCGGGCGGCCGGTCAGGTAGGCCCCCAAAGCGGCCACCGCCGCGTAGGGGTTGGCCTGGACCTCTTTGCCGCCGAAGCCCCCTCCCATGCGCAGGCACTGCACCGTCACCCGGTTGCGCGGCAGGCCCAGCACCTGGGCCACGATCTCCTGGGTCTCGGAGGGGTGCTGGGTGGAGGCGTGCACGAAGACCTGGCCGGACTCATCCAGCAAAGCCAGCGAGGCCTGGGTCTCGAGGTAGAAGTGCTCCTGCCCGCCGAGCTCGAGCTGGCCCTCGAGCACCCGCGCCGAGGCCCGGAACCCCGCGGCCACATCCCCCCGCCGAAGGTGCAGGGTGGCCCCCTGGAAGCTCTGCTGCCGGATGGCCTCCTCCAGGCTCAGGATGGCCGGGAGGGGCTCGTACTCCACCTCCACCCGCTCCGCCCCCCGCCGGGCCGCCTCCTCGCTCTCGGCCAGCACCCAGGCCACCGCCTGGCCGTAGAACATCACCTCGCTTGGGAACAGCGGTTCATCGCCCTTCACCCCCGAGTCGTTCAACCCCGGCACGTCCGAGGCCACGAGCACCCGCACCACCCCCGGCAGCGCAAGCGCGGGCGCGGGGTCTAGCCGTAGGATGCGGGCGTGGGCATGGGGAGCCTGCACCGGCCAGGCGTGCAGGACCCCGGGGTAGCGGGGCCAGAGGTCATCGGTGTAAAGGGCCCGGCCCGTCACGTGCAGGTGGGCCGACTCGTGGGGAATCGCTTTGCCCACTACCTTCATGCGAGCACCCCCTGGGCTTCAGCATAGAACTTCCAAAGCAGATTCCCGGCAACAGCCCGCCGGTAAGCGGCGCTGCCCCGGTGGTCGTCGATGGGGCTGAACTCGCCCCGAAGCACCTCGGCAGCAGCCCGCACGGTGCTCTCGTCCCAGGGCCTGCCCACAAGGAAGGCCTCGGTCCGGTAAGCCCGCACGGGGGTGGCCGCCATACCGCCCAGGGCCACCCGCACCCCCTGCACCCGCCCGCCCTCCAGCCACAGGGCAAAGGCCGCCGCCACCGTGGAGATATCGTCCAGGGGCCGCTTGGCCACCTTGTAAAACCGGGCCAGGGGGGGCAGGGGCAGGGGAATCCGCACCGCCCGGATGAGCTCGCCCGGTTCCAAAGCCGTTCGCCGGTACCCCGTAAAGAACTCTTCCAAAGGCAGCGTCCGCTCGCCCCCAGCCCCCACCAGCACCACCTGGGCCCCCAGGGCCAGGAGCACCGGGGCGGCATCGCCGATGGGGGAGGCGGTGGCCAGGTTGCCCCCCAGGGTGGCCCGGTTGCGGATGAGGCGCGAGGCAAAGAGGGGGAACCATTCCGAAAGCAAGGGCACCCGCCCCCCAAGGCCCCGCTCGAGCTCGGAGAGGCTGAGGCCGGCGCCCAGCTCGAGGAAGTCCGCCTCCCACTGCAACCCCCTAAGCTCTGGCAGCGCGCTGATGTCTACAATCAGCTCCGCCCTGGCAAAGCGCTGGTTGACCTCCACCCCAAAGTCGGTGCCCCCGGCTAGGGGCCTGGCCTGGGGGTGGTCCTTCAGCACCTGGAGGGCCTCGGCCAGCGAGGCAGGGCGCAGGTAGCCGGGGCAGCGGAGGGGTGCCGGGGCCGGGGCAGGCTCCATGAGGCGGCGGGCCAGGGGGTCGTCCGGCGAGGGCTTTGGCAGGCCCAAGGCCGCATCCCTGATGGGCCGGTAGCCGGTGCAGCGGCAGAGGTTGCCGGAAAGCGCCTCCAGGTCAAAGCCCTCTCGCCCTTTGCGGTAGTACTCGGCCGCCATGCTCACTACGAAGCCGGGGGTGCAGTAACCGCACTGCGAGCCCCCCTGGAGCATGGCCGCCTGCACCGGGTGGAGGGCTTCCGGACGGCCAAGCCCCTCCACCGTCCAGACCTCCTGGCCGGCCAGGGTGGGCAGCAGCAGCAAGCAGCCGTTCGCCGCCTCGTAGCGGGCACCCTGGCCATCGGGGCGGACCAGCAAGACCGCGCAGGCCCCGCACTCCCCCTCGGCGCAGCCCTCCTTGCTGCCGGTCAGGCCTGAGGCCCGCAGCCAGGAGAGCAGGGTGGTGTGGGGGTCCAGCCCTTCTATCTCTACCCGCTGCCCGTTGAGCCAAAAGCCGAAAGCGCCCATACCCCATATTACGCCTGCGCAGGGGGGGTTGTGCCTTCCAGCTGGACCCCGATTCCGCGGCTGGGGTTGGCCACCTCCAGCACCTCCTTACCCGAGGGGGAGGTGATGCGCTGGATGAAGATGTCCACCAGTTTGGGGTCGAGCTTCTTTCCCTTTAGCCGCTTGAGCTCCTCTATTATCTCGGCCGGCTTCCAGGCCCTTTTGTAGGGGCGGGGGCTGTAGAGGGCATCGAAGGTATCCACCACCGCGAATATCCGGGCCAGAATGGGGATGTCCTGGCCTCTGAGCCCATCGGGGTAGCCGGTGCCGTCCCAGTTCTCGTGGTGGTGCCGCACCACCTCCAGGGTCTCCTGCGGCAAAAAGGGCACCCGCGAGAGCATCTCCCAGCCCTTGGTGACGTGGCTCTTCATGATGGCCCACTCCTCCTCGGTCAGCTTGCCCGGCTTCCGCAGGATGTGGTCGGCGATGGAGAGCTTGCCAATATCGTGCAAATAAGCCCCCCAGCGCAAGAACTTGCGCATGGAAGCGTCCAGCCCTACATCCTGGGCGAGCTGGTCGGCCCAGGCCACCACCCGCTTGGTATGGCCCTGGGTCTCGTGGTCGCGAAACTCCAAGGCCAGCCCCAAGGCCCGCAGCGTGCCGTCGTAGGCATCCTCGAGCTGCTTCAGGGCCTCCATCTGCCCGAGCTGAGCCCCCATGATCCGGGCCAGGGAGTTGGCAGCGGCCTTCTCCTTGGGCTGGAAAGGCTTGCTGCCCTCGCGGGCCAGAATCACCACCCCCAAGGGCCGCTTCTGCCGGGCCGAAATCGGCACCGCAGCGGTGGACCAGCCCACGCTCTCGGGGATGCCCTCCAGGTAGTTGCCCACGACGAAGGTATCGGTCAGGGAGGCCAGGCTGCTGAGCTTCTGCTGGGGCAGATGCCGCCCCCGGTAGCGCTCCAAAGCCCCCCGGGCGCTCACCACCACCGGACGGCCCTCGCGAAAGCGCACAAAGGCCAGATGGGGGGCTATCCCGAGGTTGTGCAGGGCGGTCATGGCGTTCTCGGTGAGCTCCAGAGGGTCAGCGGCCATGCTGATGCTCAGGCTCCCCTCCTCGAGCAGGTTCATGTAGCGCAGGGACTCCTCGAGCTCCCGCTTGTTGCGCCAGTCCCGCTCACGCAACCAGGCGATAAACCCTATGGCCGCATAGCCGGGCAACAGGGTGACGAGTAGGTTTTCCGGCTCTAGGCTGACCCTTGCGTAAAGATGCTGGGCCAGCACGAGCAAACCCATAAACGGCACCGCCCAGCGCAGACTGCGCCAGCCATCCTGCCAAACCCAGGGAATCATGAAGAGAAAGGTGAAGACCTGGTAGCCACCTGGCAGGTAGAAAACCGAAACCACCCCCCAAAGCAGGGCCAGCAGGACGAACCCCAGTCGATTCGGCAGCTTCGCACGTTTTTTAGCTCCCATAAGCCCACACGTGGCCTCAATCTAGCACCGCCCCAGACCCCCTCCGGTTCATTTGCCCACTCCGGCCCCAAAACGCAAAACCGCCCGGCGCGTGGGCCGGGCGGTCCGCTGGTGGGCTGTGCAGGACTCGAACCTGCAACCTAC is from Meiothermus sp. QL-1 and encodes:
- a CDS encoding xanthine dehydrogenase small subunit; translated protein: MGAFGFWLNGQRVEIEGLDPHTTLLSWLRASGLTGSKEGCAEGECGACAVLLVRPDGQGARYEAANGCLLLLPTLAGQEVWTVEGLGRPEALHPVQAAMLQGGSQCGYCTPGFVVSMAAEYYRKGREGFDLEALSGNLCRCTGYRPIRDAALGLPKPSPDDPLARRLMEPAPAPAPLRCPGYLRPASLAEALQVLKDHPQARPLAGGTDFGVEVNQRFARAELIVDISALPELRGLQWEADFLELGAGLSLSELERGLGGRVPLLSEWFPLFASRLIRNRATLGGNLATASPIGDAAPVLLALGAQVVLVGAGGERTLPLEEFFTGYRRTALEPGELIRAVRIPLPLPPLARFYKVAKRPLDDISTVAAAFALWLEGGRVQGVRVALGGMAATPVRAYRTEAFLVGRPWDESTVRAAAEVLRGEFSPIDDHRGSAAYRRAVAGNLLWKFYAEAQGVLA
- a CDS encoding HD-GYP domain-containing protein — protein: MVSVFYLPGGYQVFTFLFMIPWVWQDGWRSLRWAVPFMGLLVLAQHLYARVSLEPENLLVTLLPGYAAIGFIAWLRERDWRNKRELEESLRYMNLLEEGSLSISMAADPLELTENAMTALHNLGIAPHLAFVRFREGRPVVVSARGALERYRGRHLPQQKLSSLASLTDTFVVGNYLEGIPESVGWSTAAVPISARQKRPLGVVILAREGSKPFQPKEKAAANSLARIMGAQLGQMEALKQLEDAYDGTLRALGLALEFRDHETQGHTKRVVAWADQLAQDVGLDASMRKFLRWGAYLHDIGKLSIADHILRKPGKLTEEEWAIMKSHVTKGWEMLSRVPFLPQETLEVVRHHHENWDGTGYPDGLRGQDIPILARIFAVVDTFDALYSPRPYKRAWKPAEIIEELKRLKGKKLDPKLVDIFIQRITSPSGKEVLEVANPSRGIGVQLEGTTPPAQA